A genomic stretch from Sander vitreus isolate 19-12246 chromosome 17, sanVit1, whole genome shotgun sequence includes:
- the dlg5a gene encoding disks large homolog 5a isoform X7: MEPKHKELLDQCHQNLLESITDADRLIELLIVSGTLSQLDRFELDQNCSSSAEKVDHLLKMLMNKESDHFLDLCVALEKAYPDLYTALFSNNGGGPVDHSTGSPVNGEASSPPPAINDNRPSGDNLDTILFQLRQVTRERDELRKRLALASPGTTFDDCRPNSKPSHDYERLKSQCMRAMADLQSLQNQHTKTLKRCEEAVKEADFYHMLHSRILGEQTQLKEEMETLRRDDTQLVREHNHLKQSCEELKRLHSQDQKELADLRLQQQQVMREKGSSEVLNKLYDTAMDKLEGVKKEYDALSKRYSEKVANHNTDLSRLEQAEEENRRLQKQMDALLKQRDSAMHYQQQYSTSIRRFDSVQQELNKSSTQNKELQREMERLQSEVTRYKNLQLKAAKDCEKYKEERDSVFNEYRLIMSERDQVIKELDKLQTELEAAEARLKNTSSERVVASEELEALRQELNSSLVDRDRAICERNELLEKYCHEVKDKAEAQKELSQACKDIEMVREERDVARKERTEAIIQRDQLLREYYQARQKQDSATLDMERANKEIEMLRKQYEAMSQELKEATQEAEVAKCRRDWAFQERDKIVAERESIRTLCDNLRRERDRAVSDLADALRNLDDMRKQKNDALRELKELKEKMESQLEKEARFCQLMAHSSHDSAIDTDSLEWETEVVEFEKNRDDMDLKALGFDIAEGVNDPYLPGDCGIFVTRVDKGSIADGRLRVNDWLLKINDMDLTNKDRKQVVKAFLNGGGLINMVVRRRKSLGGRLLTPVHINLVGHQDSGIGLESGVFVTALVQGSPAAREGSLTVGDRLIAINGIALDNKSVTECEALLRSCRDSLSLSLMKFFPHSTSGQNIFESLRESSEKSNGRIHLSEIHSRNSRNLKHNSSTQTDIFCPDVGTTSTSSISGERRKVRGESDEVYSDISKPFSTGSLHATSLRPASDLGTGRYGPSAFQECCPYTKAPSSLPFDPVSASDCITMETTLEKKHSGGTWPKMMVGGMSVAPDNTSPVTAAAQLSIYKSPKQRKSIFDPDTFKRPETPSSKMEYMAANQIAAVAAAATSHSPQPSKTESLSSSSTPTPTPPTPPTRSDSFKFKHKHQSSSASDCTITSDGKGEAAISIAAGERSERERDRNGNHYFLDGKVLTSRKSCDEDIGRTRGEEPEVKRPRPKSAPALRRRMTPQTITLPSFQSYSNDEHSPEPRDMLRSSPSRSHRHSVGFVPTVYNGTLPPNSVHRGLAPCPAVTAVMRNPVYTVRSHRVHTSNCPSVASQICHQHTHTSPQHQGRLSLDLSQQKRTSDYSESSSSRSSRASHGTNSLPSSARLGSSNNVQYRTERIKIPSTPRYPRSMLGSDRGSLSHSECSSPSLITPPHSPLNLETSSFASSQSQGSISTLPRISVSPLPIGERRKDRPYLEEPRNVIVHKGAEPLGISIVGGENGGIFVSKVTGGSIAHQAGLEYGDQLLEYNGINLRNATEQQARLIIGQQCDTITIMAQYNPHMYQLGIHSRSSSRLEPVSTHSTPQGSGAGTPDNHSTIDTLSEQDEGTLTPSSKQTTPTTSPNNFIRMPSEGSKKVDEPRLVTVRRPGVEVGVTLCGGNLRGVYIESLDEDSPARGPDGLLPGDIILEYNSVNMKNKTAEEVYVEMLKPAETVTFKVQHRPDDFSTLKDVPGDGFYIRALYDRVGEAEGDLSFKKDDILYVDESLPKGSFGTWMAWQLDENAQQIQRGQIPSKYMMDQEFYRRHSVTEMKEDSSKTLSAAARRSFFRRKQKHKRSSSKDSKEMVALDAISTDSIPFLDDCVSLAYQRVQKVECTSPRPVLILGPLTDAVKEMLVKESPGKFCRCLLEVMKASQQAIERGVKDCLFIDYKRRSGHFDVTTVASIKEITDKGCHCLLDIAPHAIERLHSVHIYPIVVFVRYKNAKQIKEQKDPVYLRDKVSQKHSKEQFESAQKIEQEYSKFFTGIVQGGTLPYICTQIMTIVDQEQSKVLWTPLGCP, from the exons ATGGAGCCAAAGCACAAAGAGTTGCTAGACCAGTGCCACCAGAACTTATTAGAGTCCATAACCGATGCGGACCGACTGATTGAGCTGCTGATAGTTTCTGGTACCTTGAGCCAGCTCGATAGGTTTGAACTGGACCAGAACTGTTCATCCAGCGCCGAGAAAGTAGACCACCTTTTGAAGATGCTGATGAACAAGGAGAGCGACCATTTCCTCGACCTGTGTGTGGCCCTGGAGAAGGCATACCCTGACCTGTATACTGCCCTGTTCAGCAACAACGGCGGAGGACCTGTGGACCACTCCACCG GTTCGCCCGTTAACGGTGAAGCATCCTCCCCACCCCCCGCCATTAACGACAACCGGCCATCCGGTGACAACCTGGACACCATCTTGTTCCAGCTCCGCCAGGTGACCAGGGAGAGGGATGAGCTCCGCAAGCGTCTGGCGTTGGCATCGCCCGGGACCACCTTCGATGACTGCAG GCCAAATTCCAAACCCAGTCATGATTATGAGCGTCTCAAAAGTCAGTGCATGAGGGCCATGGCAGATCTGCAGTCTCTCCAGAACCAGCACACCAAAACACTCAAGAGGTGCGAGGAGGCTGTAAAAGAGGCTGACTTCTACCA CATGCTGCACAGCCGCATCTTAGGCGAACAGACCCAGCtgaaggaggagatggagacACTCAGGAGGGATGACACTCAACTTGTCCGAGAGCACAACCACCTAAAACAGAGCTGCGAGGAGCTCAAACGACTGCACAGTCAAGACCAGAAAGAGTTAGCAGACCTCCGGCTGCAGCAACAGCAG GTAATGAGAGAGAAGGGCTCATCAGAGGTGTTAAACAAACTGTATGACACAGCTATGGACAAGCTGGAGGGCGTGAAGAAGGAGTATGACGCCCTGAGCAAGCGCTACAGTGAGAAGGTAGCTAACCACAACACAGACCTGAGCCGCCTTGAgcaggccgaggaggagaacCGAAGGCTGCAGAAGCAGATGGACGCACTGCTCAAACAGCGAGACTCGGCCATGCACTACCAGCAGCAGTACTCCACCTCGATAAGGAG GTTTGATTCAGTGCAGCAGGAACTGAACAAGTCCTCCACTCAGAACAaggagctgcagagagagatggagcgcCTGCAGTCGGAGGTGACACGCTACAAGAACTTGCAGCTGAAGGCTGCCAAGGACTGCGAGAAGTACAAGGAGGAGAGGGACTCTGTGTTCAACGAGTATCGTCTCATCATGAGTGAGAGGGACCAGGTGATCAAGGAGCTGGACAAGTTGCAGACAGAACTGGAGGCAGCCGAGGCCCGACTGAAAAACACCTCTTCAGAGAGAGTGGTTGCCAGTGAAGAGTTGGAGGCACTCCGGCAG GAGTTAAACTCGTCACTGGTGGACCGCGACAGGGCCATCTGCGAGAGGAACGAGCTGCTGGAGAAGTACTGCCACGAGGTGAAGGACAAGGCCGAGGCTCAGAAGGAGCTGAGTCAGGCCTGCAAGGACATCGAGATGGTACGGGAGGAGAGGGACGTGGCCCGCAAAGAGAGGACGGAGGCCATCATTCAAAGGGATCAGTTGCTCCGAGAGTACTATCAGGCCAGACAG AAACAAGACTCGGCCACCCTGGACATGGAACGAGCCAATAAGGAGATTGAGATGCTGAGGAAACAGTATGAGGCCATGTCCCAGGAACTGAAGGAGGCTACACAGGAGGCAGAGGTGGCCAAATGTCGACGGGACTGGGCCTTTCAAGAGAGGGACAAAATAGtggcagagagggagagcataAG GACTCTGTGTGATAACCTACGGCGGGAGAGGGACCGGGCAGTCAGCGATCTGGCCGATGCCCTGCGTAATCTCGACGATATGAGGAAACAGAAGAATGATGCGTTGCGAGAGCTCAAAGAACTAAA AGAGAAGATGGAGAGCCAGCTGGAGAAGGAGGCCCGGTTCTGTCAGCTAATGGCCCACAGCTCTCACGACTCAGCCATCGACACAGACTCCCTGGAGTGGGAGACAGAGGTGGTGGAGTTTGAGAAAAACAGG GACGACATGGATTTAAAGGCACTTGGGTTTGATATCGCTGAGGGGGTAAATGATCCGTATTTACCAGGAGATTGTGGTATATTTGTTACAAGAGTGGACAAAGGAAGTATCGCAGATGGAAGGTTAAG AGTGAATGATTGGTTGTTGAAGATTAATGACATGGACCTGACCAATAAGGACAGGAAGCAGGTGGTGAAGGCCTTCCTTAATGGTGGCGGATTGATCAACATGGTAGTAcgaagaaggaagtctctggGAGGAAGGCTCCTCACTCCTGTCCACATCAACCTCGTGGGACACCAAG ACAGTGGTATTGGTCTGGAGAGCGGTGTGTTTGTCACTGCCCTTGTCCAGGGCAGTCCAGCAGCCAGGGAAGGCTCTCTCACAGTTGGAGACAGACTGATCGCT ATAAATGGCATTGCTCTGGATAACAAATCTGTGACAGAGTGCGAGGCTCTGTTGAGGAGCTGCAGGGACTCTCTTAGCCTCTCTCTCATGAAG TTCTTCCCTCACAGTACGTCAGGCCAGAACATCTTTGAGAGTCTGCGTGAGTCTTCAGAGAAGTCCAATGGGCGCATTCACCTGTCTGAGATTCACTCCCGGAACAGCCGCAACCTGAAACACAACAGCTCGACACAGACTGACATATTCTGCCCTGATGTTGGAACCACCAGCACAAGTAGCATCTCTGGGGAGAGGAGGAAGGTCAGAGGAGAATCTGATGAGGTGTACAGCGACATCAGCAAGCCGTTCTCCACAGGGTCCCTCCATGCTACTAGTCTTCGGCCGGCCTCTGACTTGGGCACTGGCCGCTATGGCCCCAGTGCTTTCCAAGAGTGCTGTCCATACACAAAGGCGCCTTCCTCCTTGCCCTTTGACCCTGTCTCTGCCTCAGACTGCATCACAATGGAGACAACCCTGGAGAAGAAGCACAGTGGAGGCACATGGCCCAAGATGATGGTGGGAGGTATGTCGGTTGCACCAGATAACACCAGTCCAGTCACAGCAGCAGCCCAGCTCTCCATCTACAAATCGCCCAAGCAGAGGAAGTCCATCTTTGACCCAGACACTTTCAAACGCCCCGAAACACCTTCCTCTAAGATGGAGTACAtggcagccaatcagattgCAGCAGTGGCCGCCGCTGCAACTTCCCACTCCCCGCAGCCTTCGAAGACAgagtccctctcctcctcatccaccCCTACCCCAACCCCTCCAACCCCACCCACTCGCAGTGACTCCTTTAAGttcaaacacaaacatcaaagcagctctgcctctgactgCACGATCACCTCAGACGGCAAAGGAGAGGCTGCCATCTCCATTGCGGCGGGAGAGAGAAGCGAGCGAGAAAGAGACAGGAATGGAAACCACTATTTCCTGGACGGCAAGGTCCTCACCTCGAGGAAGTCATGCGATGAGGACATCGGCCGAACCAGAGGGGAGGAGCCAGAGGTGAAGAGGCCGCGCCCCAAATCTGCCCCTGCCCTTCGACGTAGGATGACCCCCCAGACCATCACTCTTCCCTCCTTCCAA AGCTACTCCAACGATGAGCATTCACCAGAGCCCAGGGACATGCTGCGTTCCTCCCCCAGCCGCTCCCATAGGCACAGCGTCGGCTTTGTCCCCACAGTCTACAATGGCACACTACCTCCTA ATTCAGTCCACCGGGGTCTGGCTCCTTGCCCCGCTGTGACAGCCGTGATGAGGAATCCAGTGTACACCGTGCGCAGTCACCGCGTTCATACCAGCAACTGTCCATCTGTCGCCTCCCAGATATGTCACCAGCACACCCACACCAG cCCACAACACCAGGGCCGTCTGAGCCTGGACCTGAGCCAGCAGAAGCGCACAAGTGACTACTCTGAATCCTCATCGTCACGCAGCAGCAGAGCTTCACACGGTACAAACTCACTGCCCTCCAGCGCACGACTCG GTTCTTCCAATAATGTCCAGTACCGCACAGAGAGGATCAAAATCCCTTCCACTCCCCGCTACCCCCGCTCCATGCTGGGGTCAGACAGAG GCTCCCTCTCACACTCTGAGTGTAGCAGTCCCAGTCTCATCACACCTCCGCATTCGCCACTCAATCTGGAGACTTCCTCGTTTGccagcagccaatcacaaggCTCCATTTCCACTTTACCTCGGATCTCAGTCAGCCCTTTGCCAATAGGGGAGCGCAGGAAAGACAG GCCATACTTGGAGGAACCCCGCAATGTAATTGTGCACAAAGGCGCGGAGCCTCTGGGCATCTCCATCGTCGGGGGGGAGAACGGAGGGATCTTTGTTTCTAAAGTTACTGGAGGTAGCATCGCCCACCAGGCAGGATTGGAGTATGGAGACCAATTACTGGAG TATAACGGCATCAACCTGCGGAACGCTACGGAGCAGCAAGCTCGACTCATCATCGGCCAGCAGTGTGACACCATCACCATTATGGCCCAGTACAACCCACACATGTACCAGCTGGGCATCCACTCCCGCTCCAG CTCCCGCTTGGAGCCAGTCAGTACTCACTCGACTCCCCAGGGGAGCGGAGCTGGCACCCCCGACAACCACTCCACCATTGATACACTCAGCGAACAGGACGAGGGCACGCTCACTCCTTCCTCCAAACAGACCACACCCACTACCAGTCCCAACAATTTCATCAG AATGCCGTCTGAGGGCAGCAAGAAGGTGGATGAGCCGAGGCTTGTGACGGTGCGCAGGCCTGGGGTGGAGGTGGGAGTGACACTCTGTGGAGGGAACCTACGGGGCGTTTACATAGAGAGTCTGGATGAGGACAGTCCTGCCAGAGGCCCTGATGGGCTGCTTCCTGGGGACATCATTCTGGAG TACAACTCGGTGAATATGAAGAATAAGACGGCAGAAGAGGTGTATGTCGAAATGCTGAAGCCTGCAGAGACGGTCACATTCAAGGTGCAGCATCGGCCAGATGACTTCAGCACACTCAAAGATGTTCCAGGAGATGGCTTTTATATTAg AGCACTTTACGACCGGGTGGGGGAGGCTGAGGGGGACCTCAGTTTTAAGAAGGATGACATCCTGTACGTGGATGAGTCTTTACCAAAGGGCAGCTTCGGGACATGGATGGCCTGGCAGCTAGATGAGAATGCACAGCAGATCCAGAGGGGGCAGATCCCCAGCAAGTACAT gatgGACCAAGAGTTTTACCGCAGACACAGTGTGACAGAAATGAAGGAAGACTCCAGTAAGACACTCTCTGCAGCGGCCCGCAGATCCTTCTTCAggagaaaacagaaacacaaacgcAGCAGCTCCAAAGACAGCAAAGAGATGGTGGCTCTGGACGCCATCAGCACAGACTCCATTCCCTTCCTTGATG ACTGTGTGAGCCTGGCATACCAGCGGGTCCAGAAGGTGGAGTGCACCTCTCCCCGACCGGTACTCATCCTTGGGCCGCTCACTGACGCCGTCAAGGAGATGCTGGTCAAAGAGTCTCCTGGGAAGTTCTGCAGATGTTTACTGG AGGTGATGAAGGCATCCCAGCAAGCCATCGAGCGGGGCGTCAAAGACTGCCTCTTCATCGACTACAAGCGCAGGAGTGGCCATTTTGACGTGACCACTGTTGCTTCTATAAAGGAAATAACAGATAAG GGCTGTCACTGTTTGCTCGACATTGCCCCGCACGCCATTGAAAGGCTCCACAGCGTTCACATTTATCCAATTGTTGTCTTCGTCCGCTACAAAAATGCAAAGCAGATTAA ggAGCAGAAAGATCCGGTTTATCTGCGGGATAAAGTCTCTCAAAAACATTCCAAGGAGCAATTTGAAAGTGCACAGAAGATAGAGCAAGAGTACAGCAAATTCTTCACAG GTATTGTCCAAGGCGGCACCCTGCCTTACATTTGCACTCAGATCATGACTATAGTTGATCAAGAACAAAGTAAAGTCCTGTGGACTCCACTCGGCTGCCCCTAG